One stretch of Carassius auratus strain Wakin unplaced genomic scaffold, ASM336829v1 scaf_tig00036059, whole genome shotgun sequence DNA includes these proteins:
- the LOC113082419 gene encoding uncharacterized protein LOC113082419 isoform X1: MVHSLICLRNSSVKPGLVPMEMANNQVHQKRRPEQKKNRKKEPQMKSGRDCYYLGIPNSFDHQRLLKSARVCKVEGSNHICFRDKGADNIYDMFHTRYTLYQQAYQHKIVNIIEDKIIKALLEAKDPLEISPISETLSPDDIKQKIENITSSSRKRKMTTHEDEKTAKFIKLTDHIFEKILYSSAHSRKELEDVVMRRLPKCVGETRLQETEEKDEESFKAKWETAVAEWNTRHPDLVLYKEDFSTEVIKLDYNKKAENPINSVYFYRKKQQNKGSKIQKYEISSLLPKKFSEHVGRVYYTKNSDEEEKDAKDCFIWWCLDKCVIELYDQNEFKGTKCVVTGNCSSLDCCSISEVRSCKVIQGVWKLWKGRGYDDYLMKEGEYPNLKALSNSIPTASAPAPAPAPVPDPAWCLECLPFKIHLYEQENFKGQIFEITDDHGCGIKEVRSCKVLSGLWDLYEGPDCAEPHYQLKVGEYPNPGSWGNVNTAPALSVKRMTSYKIQLFEKEDFEEPMHETTVDRHSLDGCGINEVRSCKVLSGLWGLYEGPAYAEPRYQLKEGEEYPNPGSWCASDPNVPARSVKRVTE; this comes from the exons GGACTGTTATTATCTCGGCATCCCAAACAGCTTTGACCATCAGCGTCTGCTGAAATCTGCTCGAGTCTGTAAAGTCGAAGGGTCGAATCACATCTGCTTCAGAGACAAG GGGGCAGATAATATTTATGACATGTTTCACACCCGCTACACTCTTTATCAGCAGGCCTACCAGCACAAGATCGTCAACATCATCGAAGAcaa AATCATAAAAGCTCTCTTAGAAGCTAAAGACCCGCTTGAGATCTCACCGATTTCAGAAACCCTTTCACCTGATGATATCAAACAGAAGATCGAAAATATTACAAGCAGCTCACGAAAACGCAAGATGACGACACATGAAGATGAAAAGACTGCAAAGTTCATTAAACTGACAG ATCACATCTTTGAGAAGATCTTGTACTCCAGTGCTCACAGCCGAAAAGAGCTTGAGGATGTTGTGATGCGACGCCTGCCGAAGTGTGTGGGAGAGACTCGACTACAAGAAACTGAAGAGAAAGATGAAGAGTCCTTCAAG GCTAAGTGGGAAACAGCAGTGGCCGAGTGGAACACACGTCACCCAGATCTGGTCTTGTATAAGGAGGATTTCAGCACTGAA GTGATAAAACTGGATTATAATAAAAAGGCTGAAAACCCTATCAACAGTGTCTATTTCTACAGAAAGAAGCAGCAGAATAAAGGCAGCAAGATTCAGAAATATGAG ATATCCAGTCTGCTGCCGAAGAAGTTTAGTGAACATGTTGGTCGAGTTTACTACACAAAAAACTCTGATGAGGAGGAGAAGGACGCTAAGGACTGCTTTATATGGTGGTGCCTTGACAAG TGTGTAATTGAGCTATACGATCAGAATGAGTTTAAAGGTACCAAGTGTGTGGTCACAGGGAACTGTTCATCATTGGACTGCTGCAGTATATCAGAGGTTCGCTCCTGTAAGGTGATCCAAGGTGTCTGGAAGCTCTGGAAGGGTCGTGGCTATGATGATTACCTAATGAAGGAGGGAGAGTATCCCAATCTTAAGGCATTGAGCAATAGCATACCCACTGcttctgctcctgctcctgctcccgcTCCCGTTCCTGATCCTGCTTGGTGTCTTGAATGTTTGCCATTTAAGATCCACCTCTATGAACAGGAGAATTTTAAAGGCCAAATCTTTGAAATAACAGATGACCACGGCTGTGGTATAAAGGAGGTCCGCTCCTGTAAGGTGCTCAGTGGTCTCTGGGATCTCTATGAGGGTCCTGACTGTGCTGAACCCCATTACCAACTGAAGGTGGGGGAGTATCCCAATCCTGGGTCATGGGGTAATGTTAACACTGCTCCTGCTCTGTCTGTTAAACGTATGACATCTTATAAGATCCAGCTTTTTGAAAAGGAAGATTTTGAAGAGCCAATGCATGAGACAACAGTTGACCGTCATTCATTGGACGGCTGTGGTATAAATGAGGTTCGCTCCTGTAAGGTGCTCAGTGGTCTTTGGGGTCTCTATGAAGGTCCTGCATATGCTGAACCCCGTTACCAACTGAAAGAGGGGGAGGAGTATCCCAATCCTGGGTCGTGGTGTGCCAGTGACCCCAATGTCCCTGCTCGGTCTGTTAAACGTGTGACAGAGTAA